The following are encoded in a window of Telmatobacter sp. DSM 110680 genomic DNA:
- a CDS encoding rhomboid family intramembrane serine protease — translation MSSIPPPPQGNGSYRGGAGAEPEILRPTAGYIPTPQPVVRRRRSFWATAPATYVLVGINCAVFVAMLLRGVGVISPTAEQLMQWGANNAGSVLINDQWWRIVTAMFVHVGIIHLATNMWCLWNLGLLAEPLIGSFGVAAVYVLTGAAGNLLSVIWNARHFSVGLFNQQMQHQPFNMLDYFSPGAGASGAVFGIAGALIVLLKSPKLPVPPAELKKLRKSVIYFAVINLVIGLSISLNVVSSRTGISIDNSAHLGGVLCGLLFAMPMVPRLGNPPQVFRTRLQIATGMIVGILVLFGFFITVVTS, via the coding sequence ATGAGTAGCATTCCCCCTCCACCCCAGGGAAACGGCTCCTATCGTGGGGGAGCCGGCGCAGAACCGGAAATTCTTAGACCGACTGCGGGCTACATTCCTACGCCACAACCGGTAGTGAGAAGGCGGCGATCTTTCTGGGCCACCGCTCCGGCGACCTATGTTCTGGTTGGCATCAATTGCGCTGTCTTTGTGGCAATGTTACTCAGGGGCGTTGGGGTTATCAGCCCAACCGCTGAGCAATTGATGCAGTGGGGCGCAAACAATGCTGGTTCGGTGCTGATCAACGATCAGTGGTGGCGGATTGTTACAGCGATGTTTGTGCACGTGGGCATCATTCATCTGGCTACGAATATGTGGTGCCTCTGGAACCTGGGGCTTCTGGCTGAACCCCTGATTGGCTCGTTTGGTGTTGCTGCAGTTTATGTGCTGACTGGCGCGGCGGGGAATTTGCTGTCGGTGATCTGGAATGCCCGGCATTTTAGCGTCGGGTTGTTCAACCAGCAAATGCAGCATCAGCCTTTCAATATGCTCGATTATTTTTCGCCTGGAGCGGGAGCATCGGGTGCCGTTTTTGGAATAGCAGGGGCGCTAATCGTGCTATTAAAGTCGCCCAAGCTTCCTGTGCCTCCGGCAGAGTTGAAGAAGCTGCGGAAGTCGGTCATCTATTTTGCTGTGATCAACCTGGTGATCGGTCTGTCTATCAGCCTCAATGTCGTATCGTCTCGTACCGGCATCAGCATTGATAATTCCGCCCACCTTGGCGGAGTGCTTTGCGGGTTGCTGTTTGCGATGCCGATGGTGCCCCGGCTCGGGAATCCGCCGCAGGTGTTTCGCACGCGGCTGCAGATTGCTACAGGAATGATTGTGGGTATCCTCGTGCTATTCGGGTTTTTCATCACCGTCGTGACGAGTTAA
- the purH gene encoding bifunctional phosphoribosylaminoimidazolecarboxamide formyltransferase/IMP cyclohydrolase has product MSVSTGTTKPIRRALLSVTDKTGLVEFANALAGFGVELISTGGTARALREAGLAVKDISELTGFPEMLDGRVKTLHPRVHGGLLYIRGNAEHEAAVASHGILPIDMVVVNLYAFEKTAAQPGVAFGHLIENIDIGGPSMVRSAAKNFEDVAIVTRPTDYPDLIHEMKSANGASLTRETRWRLAKQAFATTAAYDSAIANTLDSIATAPKPIEPIAPKSQSAAPELPSTLRINMPLAQSLRYGENPHQRAALYSDGSGLGIAGATQLQGKELSFNNLVDLDACWELAQEFDEPAVIIVKHTNPCGAATGHTVLEAYQKALASDPVSAFGGVIGINRPVDAEAAAEIAKLFVEAIAAPQFTPEARERFAAKKNLRLVEVRPAPLRPVVKHVSGGLLIQDADTGRVTEDELKVVTWRPPSAEELRSLIFAWRVCKHVKSNAIVYARDGQTVGVGAGQMSRVDAARFGAQKAVLPLKGTVAASDAFFPFPDGLEAVAAAGATAVIQPGGSVKDDDVIGAADRLDLAMVFTGIRHFRH; this is encoded by the coding sequence GTGAGTGTATCGACAGGTACGACAAAGCCGATTCGGCGAGCGCTTCTTAGCGTCACCGACAAAACCGGTCTGGTTGAATTCGCAAATGCCCTTGCCGGCTTCGGCGTGGAGTTGATCTCCACCGGCGGCACCGCGCGCGCGCTTCGCGAGGCCGGTCTCGCCGTGAAGGACATTAGCGAACTCACCGGCTTCCCGGAGATGCTCGACGGCCGCGTCAAAACGCTGCACCCGCGCGTCCACGGCGGCCTACTCTATATTCGCGGCAACGCCGAGCACGAGGCAGCCGTCGCCAGCCACGGCATCCTGCCCATCGACATGGTCGTCGTGAATCTCTACGCATTTGAAAAGACTGCCGCCCAGCCCGGCGTCGCATTCGGCCACCTCATTGAGAACATCGACATCGGCGGTCCATCCATGGTCCGTTCCGCCGCCAAAAACTTCGAAGATGTCGCCATCGTCACGCGTCCCACGGATTACCCCGATCTCATCCATGAGATGAAAAGCGCCAACGGCGCCTCCCTGACCCGCGAAACCCGCTGGCGCCTCGCGAAGCAGGCATTCGCCACCACGGCTGCTTATGACTCCGCGATCGCCAACACGCTCGATTCAATTGCCACAGCCCCCAAACCCATTGAGCCCATCGCGCCGAAGTCGCAATCAGCAGCGCCGGAGTTGCCGTCCACTCTCCGCATCAACATGCCATTGGCTCAATCGTTGCGCTACGGAGAAAATCCTCATCAGCGCGCCGCGCTTTACAGTGACGGCTCCGGCCTCGGCATCGCCGGTGCCACACAACTGCAGGGCAAAGAACTCAGCTTCAACAACCTCGTTGATCTGGACGCTTGCTGGGAACTTGCGCAGGAATTCGATGAGCCCGCCGTCATCATCGTCAAGCACACCAATCCTTGCGGCGCTGCAACTGGACACACGGTGCTTGAGGCCTATCAGAAGGCGCTGGCCAGCGATCCCGTCTCCGCATTCGGTGGCGTCATCGGCATCAATCGACCCGTCGATGCAGAAGCCGCAGCCGAGATCGCAAAGCTCTTTGTCGAAGCCATTGCCGCTCCGCAATTCACTCCTGAAGCCCGCGAACGATTCGCCGCCAAAAAGAATCTGCGACTCGTCGAAGTCCGTCCCGCTCCCCTCCGGCCCGTGGTCAAACACGTCTCCGGCGGCCTGCTTATTCAGGATGCCGATACTGGCCGCGTCACCGAGGACGAACTCAAGGTCGTCACCTGGCGTCCTCCTTCCGCCGAAGAACTCCGCAGCCTAATCTTTGCGTGGCGCGTCTGCAAACACGTCAAATCGAATGCCATCGTCTATGCGCGGGATGGCCAGACCGTCGGCGTCGGAGCTGGCCAGATGAGCCGCGTGGACGCCGCTCGCTTCGGCGCACAAAAAGCCGTGCTTCCACTCAAAGGAACCGTCGCGGCCTCTGACGCCTTCTTCCCGTTTCCTGATGGACTCGAAGCAGTTGCAGCAGCCGGCGCGACCGCCGTCATTCAGCCTGGCGGTTCGGTAAAGGATGACGACGTAATCGGCGCCGCTGATCGCCTAGACCTCGCCATGGTCTTCACGGGAATCCGGCACTTCCGCCATTGA
- a CDS encoding aldo/keto reductase, with amino-acid sequence MRRREFLRQAAVTAATVAASSQLKAKTPTNPIARRPLGRTGEQLSIIAFGGIVVMNENPGEASNIVAEAVDRGINYFDIAPSYGDAQERLGPALAPYRKDCFLACKTEGRMKDDSRKQLEESLRLLKTDHVDLYQFHALTKMTELDKVLGPGGAMETMEAAKKEGKIRYIGFSVHSAETALAAMDRYNFDTILFPLNFVLYTEAGFGPQILKKAQEKKMGILALKGMAKTVWPDDQKKDHPEPKCWYKPAGFPDEASMGLRWTLGHPITAAIPPGDERYFRLAMDVAQNYKPLQAHEEQALLTGAHGVEPIFHLGNDV; translated from the coding sequence ATGAGGCGTCGTGAATTCCTTAGACAGGCCGCTGTAACCGCGGCAACCGTCGCTGCTTCAAGCCAACTCAAAGCTAAAACTCCGACAAATCCAATTGCACGGCGACCGCTGGGGCGAACCGGCGAACAGCTTTCGATTATTGCTTTCGGCGGGATTGTTGTGATGAACGAAAATCCAGGCGAAGCTTCAAACATCGTGGCTGAAGCCGTTGACCGCGGTATCAATTACTTCGATATTGCTCCGAGCTACGGCGATGCACAGGAGCGGCTCGGGCCGGCGCTGGCACCCTATCGCAAAGACTGTTTTCTGGCCTGCAAGACGGAAGGCCGGATGAAGGACGACTCCCGCAAGCAGCTGGAAGAGTCTCTGCGCCTGCTGAAAACGGATCATGTGGACCTGTATCAGTTCCATGCCCTGACGAAGATGACAGAACTCGACAAGGTTCTAGGGCCGGGCGGCGCCATGGAGACGATGGAAGCGGCGAAGAAAGAAGGGAAGATCCGCTACATCGGCTTTAGCGTGCATTCCGCAGAGACAGCGCTGGCCGCTATGGACCGCTACAACTTCGATACGATTCTGTTTCCGCTGAATTTTGTGCTCTACACGGAGGCAGGATTTGGACCGCAGATTCTGAAGAAGGCGCAGGAAAAGAAGATGGGAATCCTCGCGCTAAAGGGTATGGCCAAAACGGTTTGGCCCGACGATCAGAAGAAGGATCATCCTGAGCCGAAATGCTGGTACAAGCCGGCTGGATTTCCGGATGAGGCTTCGATGGGACTTCGCTGGACGCTGGGGCATCCGATCACCGCAGCGATTCCGCCGGGGGATGAACGCTATTTCAGACTGGCCATGGATGTGGCGCAGAATTACAAGCCGCTGCAAGCGCATGAGGAACAGGCGCTGCTGACTGGGGCGCACGGCGTTGAGCCGATTTTTCACTTAGGGAATGATGTTTAA
- a CDS encoding FUSC family protein: MTNFAESPTIGRARLRSLARQMDWFRGLRAAVALCTPLVIGDLAGLSILGWAALGGFEAILADTGGPYRSRLASLATLSFGGAAGLFLGCVAGRSLVWAVPVTIAFCFFWSYLAALGPPFSSAGLLVQVIYICGIGAPPANWTTALSWSIALFAGGVWAAVLSLLLWPLDAYRPARLAVADCYNELASFLGSVYDLATREETNRLTPAPALWHRLAQHHQYRIRRAVEHGWQAVANAQGERQADSTRARQFVVLLEHADLLIARTVALAEHLEAQAANQSGSKCFQRGLESLSDLRSAERWIATLLTRRRSLTVAHARAKWREMDRLPHYLAGCLNSSDPNDSFLLAQVAESASVLQSSIESASLLRLGQSPEVSSDPASTTALAEHVDQRLRQSRLRPNLDLLAANFAFSSLTLRHALRVTVVCGLDVALILLLHIDHGYWLLLTSLIVLQPHVSGTLRRGLERIGGTVGGGIFAAILAVLLHNQLVIAAVLFPLSLLAIAVLPISYAAFAFFLTPAFVLAWLPYSGDWQLALIRILNTFAGAVISIIAMMFLFPIYERDRAPAFLRASLAADRNYLEQLLAAWRGDSSSPRSLASARRRAGLAHNDTDESLQRLLAESWPRRLPFAHFATAFVTYLRRFAQSVTTLTALQGESGWKQSAAVQNQLNLLRKRLQWLDAQLDPQNQVPDSTWPEPDHGTILIIPAEEHPGERQLERMSRQTEIMRRQLKSLRDSGWLLGSNL, encoded by the coding sequence ATGACGAATTTCGCCGAGTCCCCAACCATCGGTCGCGCTCGTTTGCGCTCCCTCGCGCGCCAGATGGATTGGTTTCGCGGCCTACGCGCTGCTGTGGCGCTGTGTACGCCCCTGGTAATTGGAGATCTTGCTGGCCTAAGTATTCTCGGCTGGGCTGCACTGGGCGGATTCGAAGCCATCCTTGCCGACACTGGCGGACCTTATCGCTCGCGACTCGCGAGTCTTGCCACACTTTCGTTTGGAGGTGCCGCGGGACTTTTTCTTGGCTGCGTCGCCGGTCGAAGCCTTGTATGGGCTGTCCCCGTCACCATCGCCTTTTGCTTCTTTTGGAGTTATCTCGCCGCACTCGGTCCGCCGTTTTCCTCCGCAGGTCTGCTCGTACAGGTCATCTACATCTGCGGCATTGGCGCACCGCCCGCCAACTGGACCACGGCGCTGAGCTGGTCGATCGCTCTTTTCGCGGGTGGCGTTTGGGCAGCCGTACTCTCCTTGCTCCTTTGGCCGCTCGACGCATATCGTCCAGCCCGCCTCGCCGTCGCCGACTGCTACAACGAACTTGCTTCCTTTCTGGGTTCGGTTTATGACCTCGCCACGCGGGAGGAAACGAACCGTCTCACTCCTGCACCGGCCCTTTGGCATCGCCTCGCTCAGCACCACCAGTACCGGATTCGCCGAGCCGTCGAGCATGGCTGGCAAGCCGTTGCCAACGCCCAGGGCGAGCGTCAAGCGGATTCGACACGTGCTCGCCAGTTCGTCGTCCTGCTTGAACACGCCGATCTTCTCATTGCGCGCACGGTCGCGCTTGCTGAGCATCTGGAGGCGCAGGCCGCAAATCAAAGCGGCTCAAAATGCTTTCAGCGTGGACTCGAGAGTCTCTCCGACCTTCGCTCCGCCGAACGCTGGATCGCGACCCTGCTCACACGTCGCCGCAGCTTGACCGTGGCGCATGCCCGCGCAAAATGGCGCGAAATGGACCGATTGCCGCACTATCTCGCGGGCTGTCTCAACTCTTCTGATCCGAACGACAGCTTTCTTCTGGCCCAGGTCGCAGAATCTGCCTCTGTTCTTCAGTCTTCCATCGAAAGCGCATCGTTACTGCGGCTCGGCCAATCTCCAGAAGTCTCCAGCGATCCCGCGTCTACAACAGCGCTTGCAGAACACGTCGACCAACGCCTGAGACAATCCAGGCTACGTCCGAATCTCGATCTCCTCGCCGCCAACTTTGCTTTCAGTTCCTTGACGCTGCGTCATGCTCTGCGCGTGACTGTTGTGTGTGGGCTGGATGTGGCACTGATCCTTCTACTGCACATCGACCATGGCTATTGGCTCCTACTGACTTCGCTCATCGTGCTCCAGCCTCACGTCTCTGGCACCCTTCGCCGCGGGCTTGAACGCATTGGAGGCACGGTCGGCGGAGGTATTTTCGCTGCCATCCTTGCTGTGCTGCTGCACAACCAACTCGTCATCGCAGCCGTTCTTTTTCCGCTTTCGCTGCTGGCCATTGCGGTTCTGCCCATCAGCTACGCGGCTTTTGCATTCTTTCTCACGCCTGCGTTCGTGCTGGCGTGGCTTCCCTATTCCGGCGATTGGCAACTGGCTCTTATCCGCATCCTGAATACGTTTGCGGGAGCGGTCATTTCCATCATTGCCATGATGTTTCTCTTCCCCATCTATGAGCGCGATCGAGCACCCGCGTTCCTCCGCGCCAGCCTCGCCGCCGACCGGAATTATCTTGAGCAACTATTAGCGGCTTGGAGGGGCGATTCCTCCTCGCCACGTTCCCTCGCAAGTGCCCGTCGGCGCGCTGGCCTCGCGCACAACGATACTGACGAATCGCTACAACGCCTGCTCGCGGAGTCCTGGCCCAGGCGCCTGCCCTTTGCGCATTTTGCGACTGCGTTCGTAACGTACCTGCGCCGCTTTGCCCAAAGCGTCACCACCCTCACAGCACTGCAAGGCGAATCGGGCTGGAAACAATCCGCTGCGGTCCAAAATCAGCTCAATTTACTTCGGAAGCGCCTTCAGTGGCTCGACGCGCAATTGGATCCCCAGAATCAAGTTCCCGATTCGACTTGGCCCGAGCCGGATCACGGTACCATTCTGATTATTCCCGCCGAAGAACATCCCGGTGAACGGCAACTCGAACGTATGAGTCGGCAAACTGAAATAATGCGCCGTCAGCTTAAGTCACTCCGGGACAGTGGTTGGCTGCTCGGTTCAAATCTCTGA
- a CDS encoding helix-turn-helix transcriptional regulator, with product MKIGTTIRAHRLQKGLSQGDIEKKTGLLRCYLSRVENGHTVPSLDTLSKIALALDLPIAQFFAEDSLGAVNTQHLSDEELRFLTQIRRYSTNLNESDRKLLLAMVKKFASTAVR from the coding sequence ATGAAGATCGGCACCACCATCCGTGCACACCGGCTGCAAAAGGGTCTATCCCAGGGCGACATCGAAAAGAAGACCGGCCTGTTGCGGTGCTACCTGTCGAGAGTTGAGAACGGACACACCGTTCCCTCGCTCGACACTCTCTCAAAGATCGCGCTCGCCCTCGATCTGCCTATCGCCCAGTTTTTCGCCGAAGACTCATTGGGCGCCGTTAACACCCAACACCTTAGCGATGAGGAATTGCGCTTTCTTACGCAAATTCGACGCTATTCAACAAATCTCAACGAGAGTGACCGCAAGCTGCTGCTCGCGATGGTGAAGAAGTTCGCCTCGACAGCGGTGCGGTAA
- a CDS encoding tetratricopeptide repeat protein, with product MKIKTLSPSLWLPLALSLVAGTSLAAQAPNAPAKPGQPPPASASEPKSDPKPTPTAASTPAPDRSQAYYHSGLAHIYEEDAIASGRPEFMRHAVEEYKTALSADPESPQLNDELADLYFRTGQVREAEATARGLLKTSPNDIDAHRLLGRLYLRQLSEAQNSVSSSSPTGNTLDQAIAEFQKIVTLDSKSVEDRMVLGQLYTVKHQNEKAEEQFKAAQDLDPDSEEVVLNLSRLYAENGDLAHASKVIEAVPVSERTPKMEFALGGVYDQLKRPKDAIDAYKRAVDLDPEDAHNLAALAQALLNDNQLDAALKQYRQLADADPQDSSTTVHISEILRRQGKYEEALTTIKKAVKKDPDSLEAGYNEGLLLDVLGRYDEAAQVYEHMVDLTSHANGAYTADEKNNRAIFLERLGAVYHEQNKVDEAISTYQKMIDLGGENALRGYQNQVDVYRDAKMFDKAIAVSHKAVDSNPKDQELKLMLAAELVDQGKDDEGIAMAKGLLKNNPDDQKTWITLGQIYTRLRKWKDAEDALNKATSITSKKEDNIYLLFLKGGLAERQKHFEPAEQYFHQALELDPNNAMVLNYLGYMLADKGNRLPEALKMIRKAVELEPMNGAYLDSLGWAYFKLGQYELAEENLRQAVERDQTDPTVHDHLGDLYEKTGRIRLAAAQWELSLSEYSKSAPPDVEPTEVAKVQKKLETARVKLAKQENTTGPNKPE from the coding sequence ATGAAAATAAAAACATTATCGCCATCTCTTTGGCTGCCGCTCGCACTTTCTCTGGTTGCTGGAACTTCTCTGGCTGCCCAAGCTCCAAATGCCCCGGCCAAGCCCGGACAACCGCCGCCAGCGAGCGCCTCGGAGCCCAAATCCGACCCGAAACCGACCCCTACGGCCGCTTCGACACCCGCTCCCGACCGTTCCCAGGCTTACTACCACTCAGGCCTTGCGCATATTTACGAAGAGGACGCGATCGCCTCGGGCCGGCCGGAATTTATGCGCCACGCCGTTGAGGAATATAAAACCGCTCTCAGCGCCGACCCCGAATCGCCGCAGCTCAACGATGAGCTGGCAGATTTGTACTTCCGTACCGGGCAAGTGCGGGAGGCTGAAGCCACCGCACGCGGCCTGCTCAAAACTTCGCCAAACGATATCGATGCCCACCGCCTGCTCGGCCGCCTCTACCTGCGCCAGTTGAGTGAAGCGCAAAACTCGGTTTCCTCTTCGTCCCCTACCGGCAACACGCTCGACCAGGCAATCGCCGAGTTCCAGAAGATTGTCACACTCGACTCCAAAAGCGTGGAAGATCGAATGGTACTGGGACAGCTCTACACGGTGAAGCATCAGAACGAAAAGGCAGAGGAGCAATTCAAGGCTGCCCAGGATCTCGACCCTGATTCCGAAGAAGTCGTTCTCAATCTCTCCCGACTCTACGCGGAGAACGGTGACCTCGCGCATGCTTCGAAAGTCATCGAAGCCGTACCTGTCTCCGAGCGCACTCCGAAGATGGAGTTTGCTCTAGGCGGCGTTTACGACCAGCTAAAGCGGCCGAAAGACGCAATCGACGCTTACAAGCGCGCTGTCGATCTAGATCCTGAGGATGCGCACAACCTTGCTGCGCTCGCTCAGGCGCTCCTCAACGACAATCAGCTCGATGCGGCTCTAAAGCAATACCGCCAACTCGCAGACGCCGATCCGCAAGACTCCAGCACAACGGTCCACATCAGCGAGATCCTCCGCCGACAGGGCAAATACGAAGAAGCACTCACGACCATTAAAAAAGCCGTTAAGAAAGACCCAGATTCTCTCGAGGCGGGATACAACGAAGGGCTGCTCCTCGATGTTCTCGGCCGATATGACGAGGCCGCCCAGGTCTACGAACACATGGTCGACCTGACCTCTCACGCTAATGGCGCTTATACCGCTGACGAAAAAAACAATCGCGCAATCTTCCTCGAACGGCTTGGTGCGGTTTATCACGAGCAAAACAAGGTCGATGAAGCCATCTCCACTTACCAGAAGATGATCGATCTCGGTGGCGAAAACGCGCTCCGTGGATATCAGAATCAGGTCGATGTCTATCGCGACGCCAAAATGTTTGATAAAGCGATCGCCGTCTCCCACAAGGCCGTCGACTCAAATCCCAAGGACCAGGAATTGAAGTTGATGCTTGCGGCTGAACTTGTGGACCAAGGCAAGGACGATGAAGGCATTGCCATGGCCAAGGGCTTGCTAAAAAACAACCCCGACGATCAGAAAACTTGGATTACCCTCGGACAGATCTACACGCGCCTTCGCAAATGGAAAGATGCTGAAGATGCCCTCAACAAGGCCACGTCCATCACCTCCAAGAAGGAAGACAACATCTACCTCCTCTTCCTGAAGGGTGGCTTGGCGGAGCGGCAAAAGCACTTCGAACCGGCGGAGCAATACTTCCACCAGGCGCTCGAACTCGACCCCAATAACGCCATGGTGTTGAACTATCTCGGCTACATGTTGGCCGATAAAGGCAACCGGCTCCCTGAAGCTTTAAAGATGATCCGCAAAGCCGTCGAACTCGAACCGATGAATGGCGCCTATCTCGATTCTCTTGGTTGGGCTTACTTTAAGCTCGGTCAGTACGAGTTGGCTGAAGAGAATCTTCGCCAGGCCGTTGAACGCGATCAGACCGACCCCACCGTTCACGACCACCTTGGGGATCTTTACGAGAAGACCGGTCGCATTCGGCTCGCAGCTGCGCAGTGGGAACTCTCACTGTCGGAGTATTCCAAATCTGCGCCTCCCGATGTGGAACCAACCGAGGTCGCCAAAGTTCAGAAGAAGCTGGAAACGGCACGCGTAAAGCTGGCAAAGCAAGAGAATACAACCGGTCCGAACAAGCCTGAGTAG